From Argopecten irradians isolate NY chromosome 2, Ai_NY, whole genome shotgun sequence, the proteins below share one genomic window:
- the LOC138316599 gene encoding zinc finger protein 358-like, which produces MLQPNPEMIQPNPEMIQPNPEMIQPNPEMIQPNPEMIQPNPEIIQPNLEMIQPNPEMLQPNPEMLQPNPEMLQPNPEMIQSNPEMIQPNPEMIQPNLEMIQPKPEMIQPNPEMI; this is translated from the coding sequence ATGTTACAACCCAACCCTGAAATGATACAACCCAACCCTGAAATGATACAACCCAACCCTGAAATGATACAACCCAACCCTGAAATGATACAACCCAACCCTGAAATGATACAACCCAATCCTGAAATAATACAACCCAATCTTGAAATGATACAACCCAACCCTGAAATGTTACAACCCAACCCTGAAATGTTACAACCCAACCCTGAAATGTTACAACCCAACCCTGAAATGATACAATCCAACCCTGAAATGATACAACCCAATCCTGAAATGATACAACCCAATCTTGAAATGATACAACCCAAACCTGAAATGATACAACCCAATCCTGAAATGATATAA